From a single Aspergillus puulaauensis MK2 DNA, chromosome 2, nearly complete sequence genomic region:
- a CDS encoding putative RSC complex subunit (Sth1) (COG:K;~EggNog:ENOG410PH8Z;~InterPro:IPR027417,IPR036427,IPR014978,IPR000330, IPR038718,IPR001650,IPR014001,IPR029295,IPR014012, IPR001487;~PFAM:PF00176,PF00439,PF08880,PF14619,PF07529, PF00271,PF04851;~go_component: GO:0005634 - nucleus [Evidence IEA];~go_function: GO:0005515 - protein binding [Evidence IEA];~go_function: GO:0005524 - ATP binding [Evidence IEA];~go_function: GO:0042393 - histone binding [Evidence IEA];~go_process: GO:0006355 - regulation of transcription, DNA-templated [Evidence IEA]): MTSLQTAPNVAAANMSLPANLTPQHIQEVLQKFKQMQEQGVRHDDPEYLKAHNLLAAVQRQQAFQKQRQLAQQHQQLQAQRQQQQNGSSTQEPAQPNGVNSRSNSNATPNSTIQDATATLGQKGAPAASGSFSADQLQTLRNQIMAFKMLSKNLQIPPRVQQQLFMSKKVSTPAPSDSVATAENALDNAAQPKPEQAAPTPDLLNAKEFYEDFQSPYDLIPKTVSFTDHASRAHRMRIPALMPPGVDLEQVREEREIALYNRINARKAELAELPANIGAWNSNQSDTATPDDALKLKALIEYKMLNLLPKQRLFRKQIQNEMFHFDNLGMTANRASHRRMKKQSLREARITEKLEKQQRDARETREKRKQYDQLQAILNHGVELQNAANQQRQRMQKLGRMALQHHQHMEREEQRRVERTAKQRLQALKANDEETYLKLLGQAKDSRISHLLNQTDGFLKQLAASVREQQRNLAERYGEDHEIEDDEDEDLVSGSDDEGEGRRKIDYYAVAHRIREEITEQPNILVGGTLKEYQMRGLQWMISLYNNNLNGILADEMGLGKTIQTISLITHIIEKKRNNGPFLVIVPLSTLTNWNLEFEKWAPSVSRIVYKGPPNARKQQQQNIRWGNFQVLLTTYEYIIKDRPVLSKIKWTHMIVDEGHRMKNSQSKLSSTLSQYYTSRYRLILTGTPLQNNLPELWALLNFVLPNIFKSVKSFDEWFNTPFANTGGQDRMDLSEEEQLLVIRRLHKVLRPFLLRRLKKDVEKDLPDKQERVVKCRFSALQAKLNKQLATHNKMVVSDGKGGKVGMRGLSNMLMQLRKLCNHPFVFEQVEDQLNPGRGTNDLIWRTAGKFELLDRILPKFKASGHRVLMFFQMTQIMNIMEDFLRLRAMKYLRLDGSTKSDDRSDLLKLFNAPGSDYFCFLLSTRAGGLGLNLQTADTVIIFDSDWNPHQDLQAQDRAHRIGQKNEVRILRLITSNSVEEKILERAQFKLDMDGKVIQAGKFDNKSTNEERDALLRTLLETAEGTEQVGDQDEMDDDDLNDIMARSEDELALFQRMDKERQKTSPYGAGHKLPRLLSESELPDIYMTEENPVAEEAVEIEMSGRGARERKITRYDDGLTEEQWLMAVDAEDDTIEEAIARKEARVEKRRTNKEGRGRKSAGAESSPEPSRESSETPQPKKRGRRGPAPKRKAEELVEETPQPKRKRGRQAKPVETLSSNDRAAIQQILNNAYQALMDMEQELPADSSDSEDGPVTRAIIEPFMKPPPKSQYPDYYMIIQNPIAMDMIKKKINREEYQNLRDFRSDVHLLCQNARTYNEDGSILFQDANDIEARCLAELTKETETYPQFANFDDSSAAANDYSMSAVSGPETPSASTPGQPKLKLTFNAGGAVPGMNDEQ; encoded by the exons ATGACGTCTCTTCAGACAGCCCCCAATGTGGCGGCTGCGAATATGAGCCTACCCGCGAACTTAACGCCGCAGCACATACAAGAGGTCCTTCAG AAATTCAAGCAGATGCAAGAACAAGGCGTCCGCCATGATGACCCAGAATACCTTAAGGCCCACAATCTTCTCGCTGCTGTTCAGCGACAACAAGCCTTCCAAAAGCAACGGCAGTTGGCccagcagcatcagcagcttcaggcgcaacgccagcagcaacagaatgGCTCTTCAACTCAGGAGCCTGCTCAACCGAACGGAGTTAATA GCCGGTCCAACTCAAACGCTACCCCCAACAGTACTATCCAAGATGCGACTGCCACACTAGGTCAGAAGGGCGCTCCAGCTGCTAGCGGCAGCTTTTCTGCAGATCAACTGCAGACACTCAGAAATCAAATAATGGCGTTTAAGATGCTGTCGAAAAATCTTCAGATACCTCCGCGCGTTCAGCAACAACTTTTCATGTCCAAGAAAGTTTCTACCCCTGCGCCCTCAGATAGTGTCGCTACGGCTGAGAATGCTTTGGACAATGCTGCGCAGCCGAAGCCAGAACAAGCGGCGCCCACCCCTGATCTGCTCAACGCGAAGGAGTTCTATGAGGATTTCCAGTCGCCATACGATTTGATCCCCAAGACAGTCAGCTTCACAGACCATGCTTCTCGCGCTCATCGTATGCGCATACCAGCCCTGATGCCACCGGGTGTCGATTTGGAGCAGGTGCGCGAGGAGCGAGAGATTGCACTCTACAACCGGATCAATGCACGGAAAGCAGAACTCGCCGAGCTCCCTGCTAATATTGGCGCATGGAATTCAAACCAAAGCGATACCGCGACACCCGACGATGCTCTAAAATTGAAGGCTTTGATCGAGTATAAAATGCTTAACCTTCTACCGAAACAGAGGCTCTTTCGGAAACAAATCCAGAATGAGATGTTCCATTTCGATAACCTCGGCATGACAGCGAATCGTGCTAGCCACCGACGTATGAAGAAGCAGTCTCTGCGGGAAGCTCGGATTACGGAGAAGcttgagaagcagcagcgcgACGCTCGtgagacgagggagaagaggaagcaatATGATCAGCTTCAAGCGATTCTCAACCACGGAGTGGAGCTTCAGAATGCTGCCAaccaacagcgacagcgcaTGCAGAAGCTTGGCCGTATGGCGCTtcagcaccaccagcacatGGAACGTGAGGAGCAGAGGCGCGTTGAACGGACTGCTAAGCAACGTCTCCAGGCTCTTAAGGCCAACGATGAAGAGACGTACTTGAAGCTCTTGGGACAAGCCAAGGATTCACGTAtctcccatcttctcaaccagACTGACGGCTTCCTCAAGCAGCTTGCCGCGTCCGTCAGAGAACAACAACGCAACCTGGCTGAGCGTTACGGTGAAGACCACGAGattgaggacgatgaagacgaagatctcGTGTCGGGTAGCGATGATGAAGGCGAAGGTCGCCGAAAGATTGACTACTATGCCGTCGCTCATCGTATCAGAGAAGAAATCACCGAACAGCCCAACATTCTTGTTGGTGGTACCCTGAAGGAATACCAGATGAGAGGTTTGCAATGGATGATTTCTctctacaacaacaaccttaACGGAATTTTGGCCGACGAAATGGGTCTGGGTAAAACGATTCAGACCATCAGTTTGATCACGCACATcatcgagaagaagagaaataATGGACCGTTCCTGGTCATCGTTCCCCTTAGTACTTTGACGAACTGGAACCTCGAGTTTGAGAAATGGGCACCGTCAGTCTCAAGGATTGTTTACAAGGGTCCACCGAACGCTCgtaagcagcagcagcaaaacaTCCGGTGGGGAAACTTCCAGGTCCTATTGACCACCTATGAATATATCATCAAGGATCGACCTGTTCTGAGCAAGATCAAGTGGACGCATATGATCGTCGATGAGGGTCACCGCATGAAAAATTCTCAGTCTAAGTTGAGCAGTACGCTTTCGCAGTACTATACCAGCCGCTACAGATTGATCTTGACGGGTACCCCATTGCAAAATAACCTCCCTGAACTGTGGGCTCTTCTGAACTTTGTTTTGCCAAACATCTTCAAATCTGTTAAATCTTTCGACGAATGGTTCAACACACCGTTTGCTAATACCGGTGGTCAAGATCGCATGGACTTgagtgaagaagaacaactGCTCGTTATTCGTCGCCTGCACAAGGTTCTTCGGCCATTCTTGCTCCGGCGTCTGAAGAAGGACGTCGAGAAGGACCTGCCGGACAAGCAAGAAAGGGTTGTCAAATGCCGCTTCTCTGCTTTGCAAGCAAAGTTAAACAAGCAGTTGGCTACACACAACAAAATGGTTGTCAGCGATGGAAAGGGAGGCAAAGTTGGCATGCGTGGCCTTAGCAACATGCTTATGCAGCTGAGGAAGCTCTGCAACCATCCCTTTGTGTTTGAGCAAGTGGAAGACCAATTGAACCCTGGACGAGGCACAAATGATCTGATCTGGCGTACCGCTGGAAAGTTTGAGCTGTTGGACCGGATTCTTCCAAAATTCAAAGCGAGTGGACATCGTGTTTTGATGTTCTTCCAAATGACCCAGATCATGAACATCATGGAGGATTTCCTTCGTCTCCGTGCAATGAAGTATCTGCGTCTTGATGGTTCAACAAAATCGGATGACCGCTCAGACCTATTGAAGCTTTTCAATGCTCCAGGCTCAGACTATTTCTGTTTCTTGCTATCGACGCGTGCTGGTGGTCTTGGTCTGAACTTACAGACGGCCGATACTGTTATCATCTTCGATTCAGACTGGAATCCTCACCAGGATCTTCAGGCTCAAGACCGTGCCCACCGTATTGGCCAGAAGAACGAGGTGCGAATCCTGAGACTTATCACCTCCAACTCAGTCGAAGAAAAGATTCTTGAGCGTGCGCAGTTCAAGCTTGATATGGATGGAAAGGTCATTCAGGCAGGAAAGTTCGATAACAAGTCTACCAATGAGGAAAGAGATGCACTCTTACGTACCTTGCTTGAAACCGCTGAGGGAACAGAACAAGTCGGAGACCAAGACGAgatggacgatgatgactTGAACGACATAATGGCTCGATCAGAAGACGAACTGGCTCTCTTCCAACGGATGGACAAGGAACGGCAGAAGACCAGTCCGTATGGCGCTGGTCACAAGCTCCCGCGTCTACTGAGTGAGAGTGAACTTCCTGATATTTACATGACTGAGGAGAACCCGGTAGCGGAAGAAGCTGTTGAAATTGAGATGTCCGGTCGCGGTGCCCGTGAGCGCAAGATTACCCGCTACGACGACGGGCTTACGGAAGAGCAGTGGCTCATGGCGGTTGATGCCGAAGACGATACTATTGAAGAGGCTATTGCCCGGAAAGAAGCAAGGGTCGAGAAGCGTCGTACCAACAAGGAAGGTCGTGGCCGCAAGTCGGCAGGCGCCGAGTCATCGCCCGAGCCATCTCGCGAGAGCTCTGAAACACCGCAACCCAAGAAGCGTGGCCGCAGAGGCCCCGCTCCAAAGCGTAAAGCAGAGGAGCTAGTGGAGGAGACTCCCCAGCCTAAACGTAAGAGGGGCAGGCAAGCCAAGCCCGTTGAGACGCTGAGCTCCAACGATCGAGCCGCTATCCAGCAGATCCTGAACAATGCCTACCAGGCCTTAATGGACATGGAACAAGAGCTTCCCGCCGATTCCTCTGATAGCGAGGATGGCCCTGTCACACGTGCCATCATCGAGCCATTCATGAAGCCGCCACCCAAGTCGCAATACCCTGATTACTATATGATCATTCAAAACCCTATTGCTATGGATAtgatcaagaagaagatcaaccGTGAAGAGTACCAGAACCTGAGAGATTTCCGGAGTGATGTCCATCTTCTCTGCCAGAACGCTCGTACATATAATGAAGACGGCAGTATCCTGTTCCAAGATGCGAATGACATTGAG GCACGATGCTTGGCCGAACTGACCAAAGAAACCGAAACTTATCCACAGTTCGCCAATTTTGATGACTCTTCGGCAGCTGCCAACGACTACTCAATGTCTGCCGTTTCTGGGCCTGAAACACCCAGCGCCTCCACACCAGGACAGccgaagttgaagttgacgTTCAACGCCGGAGGCGCTGTGCCCGGCATGAACGATGAGCAGTGA
- the yop1 gene encoding putative membrane biogenesis protein (Yop1) (BUSCO:EOG09264USX;~COG:U;~EggNog:ENOG410PP88;~InterPro:IPR004345;~PFAM:PF03134;~TransMembrane:4 (i37-57o63-81i88-105o111-127i)) — protein MASFQDRAQHTIAQLDKELSKYPVLNNLERQTSVPKVYVILGLAGIYTFLVFFNIAGQLLVNLAGFILPTYYSLNALFTAGKSDDTQWLTYWVVYAFFTVIESAVSAPYWFPFYYIFKFVLVLWLALPQTNGAQIVFNSLLQPVVGRYFNGGSTSANLRAQADAATKEQ, from the exons ATGGCCAGCTTCCAGGACCGTGCTCAGCACACCATCGCTCAACTTGACAAGGAG CTCTCCAAGTACCCtgtcctcaacaacctcgaGCGCCAGACTTCCGTCCCCAAGGTGTACGTCATCCTTGGTCTGGCTGGAATCTACACcttcctggtcttcttcaacatcgccgGCCAATTGCTTGTCAACCTGGCTGGTTTCATCCTCCCCACCTACTACTCCCTCAACGCCCTTTTCACAGCTGGAAAGTCGGATGACACCCAG TGGTTGACT TACTGGGTTGTTTACGCTTTCTTCACCGTTATTGAGAGCGCCGTCAGTGCTCCTTACTGGTTCC CCTTTTACTACATCTTCAAGTTCGTCCTTGTCCTCTGGCTGGCTCTTCCCCAGACGAA CGGTGCTCAAATCGTCTTCAACTCTCTCCTCCAGCCCGTTGTTGGCCGCTACTTCAACGGTGGTTCTACCTCGGCCAACCTCCGGGCCCAGGCTGATGCCGCCACCAAGGAGCAGTAA